One Glutamicibacter halophytocola DNA segment encodes these proteins:
- a CDS encoding DEAD/DEAH box helicase, with product MSDTTLAAEAVEPQDNETVAEPVQESFADLNVREDIVASLSEAGILYPFPIQALTLPVALGGNDIIGQAKTGTGKTLGFGIPALQRVIREGDKGYEDLEFPGAPQALIVAPTRELAIQVGADLAQASKHSNISITTIYGGRPYEEQINALKAGTDVIVGTPGRLIDLNRQRVLNLKQVKTVVLDEADEMLDLGFLPDVERILAALPPVRQAMLFSATMPGAVITMARRYMTRPTHIRAQDPGDDDSLTKRNIRQLVYRAHNMDKDEMVARLLQAEGRGKTIIFTQTKRSAAKLSDELVDRGFNAGSLHGDLGQGAREQALKAFRSGKVDILVATDVAARGIDVDDVTHVVNLQCPDDENTYLHRVGRTGRAGNTGTAVTFVDWDSVPRWSLINKALGLNVPEPVETYSSSPHFFADLDIPKGTKGRLPRAKKAVSAEGEGSERASDSPRTPRRRSNSRSRTRTVNGQRTEKPAVKGEVAETESSRHGHSKGKQDRPARENERHRETHKPGADAEENSNTASQARRRRPRRRTRSTDEGGQD from the coding sequence GTGAGTGACACGACTTTGGCAGCAGAGGCTGTCGAACCACAAGACAATGAAACTGTCGCGGAACCGGTCCAGGAAAGTTTTGCCGATCTGAACGTGCGCGAAGACATTGTGGCTTCGCTCTCCGAAGCAGGGATCCTTTACCCCTTCCCGATCCAGGCGCTGACCCTGCCGGTCGCCCTGGGCGGCAACGACATCATCGGCCAGGCGAAAACCGGTACCGGCAAGACCCTGGGCTTCGGCATCCCCGCATTGCAGCGCGTGATCCGCGAAGGCGACAAGGGCTACGAGGACCTCGAATTCCCGGGCGCCCCGCAGGCCCTGATCGTGGCCCCGACCCGCGAATTGGCCATCCAGGTCGGAGCCGACCTGGCCCAGGCCTCGAAGCATTCGAACATCTCGATCACCACCATCTACGGCGGCCGCCCCTATGAAGAGCAGATCAACGCGCTCAAGGCCGGCACCGACGTCATCGTCGGCACCCCGGGACGCCTGATCGACCTGAACCGCCAGCGCGTGCTGAACCTCAAGCAGGTCAAGACCGTGGTCCTCGACGAAGCCGACGAGATGCTGGACTTGGGCTTCCTGCCCGACGTCGAGCGCATCCTGGCCGCCCTGCCGCCAGTGCGCCAGGCGATGCTGTTCTCCGCCACCATGCCCGGCGCCGTGATCACCATGGCCCGCCGCTACATGACCCGCCCGACGCACATCCGTGCCCAGGATCCAGGCGACGACGATTCGCTGACCAAGCGCAACATCCGCCAGCTGGTCTACCGCGCGCACAACATGGACAAGGACGAGATGGTCGCCCGGCTGCTGCAGGCCGAGGGCCGCGGCAAGACCATCATCTTCACCCAGACCAAGCGTTCGGCCGCCAAGCTCTCCGATGAGCTGGTCGACCGCGGCTTCAACGCCGGATCGCTGCACGGCGATCTGGGCCAGGGAGCCCGCGAACAGGCGTTGAAGGCCTTCCGTTCCGGCAAGGTCGATATCCTGGTCGCCACCGATGTCGCAGCCCGCGGCATCGACGTGGACGACGTGACCCACGTGGTCAACCTGCAGTGCCCGGATGACGAGAACACCTACCTGCACCGCGTGGGCCGCACCGGCCGTGCCGGCAACACCGGTACCGCGGTCACCTTCGTGGACTGGGATTCTGTGCCTCGCTGGTCGCTGATCAACAAGGCCCTGGGGTTGAACGTGCCTGAGCCAGTGGAAACCTATTCCTCCTCGCCGCACTTCTTCGCCGACCTTGATATCCCCAAGGGCACCAAGGGTCGCCTGCCACGGGCGAAGAAGGCCGTCAGCGCCGAGGGCGAAGGTTCCGAACGCGCTTCTGATTCCCCGCGCACACCACGCCGCCGAAGCAATTCGCGCTCGCGCACTCGCACCGTCAACGGCCAGCGCACCGAAAAACCTGCCGTCAAGGGCGAGGTTGCAGAGACGGAGAGCTCGCGCCACGGCCACTCCAAGGGCAAGCAGGATCGTCCGGCACGGGAGAACGAGCGCCATCGCGAGACTCACAAGCCTGGCGCCGACGCTGAAGAGAACTCGAACACTGCCTCGCAGGCTCGCCGTCGCCGTCCGCGCCGCCGCACCCGCAGCACCGATGAAGGCGGCCAGGACTAG
- a CDS encoding PHP domain-containing protein, whose translation MRIDLHTHSNVSDGTETPSELIRSAAAAGLDVVALTDHDQTTGWAPAAAAAKEIGLGFIPGMEITCQDPNGISVHLLSYLHDPNYQPLLDELDLALNARIIRAQRIVERLAEDYPITWDLVRNHCQPGSTVGRPHIADALVTAGVVENRNEAFANVLSYRSRYYVAHPAVDPSKAVQLVREAGGVPVFAHPKASKRGRVVADSTFHDMIDAGLGGVEVHHRDNSEEGKGWLLELAAEHDLIVTGSSDYHGTGKLNRLGENLTEPEMLQRIIQEGTGSQALM comes from the coding sequence ATGCGAATTGACCTGCACACCCACTCCAATGTGTCCGACGGAACGGAAACCCCGTCCGAGCTGATACGCTCCGCGGCTGCCGCTGGGCTGGATGTGGTGGCGCTGACCGATCATGACCAGACCACCGGTTGGGCGCCGGCGGCAGCGGCCGCAAAAGAAATCGGCCTCGGGTTCATCCCCGGCATGGAGATCACCTGCCAGGACCCCAATGGCATCAGCGTTCACTTGCTGAGCTACCTCCACGATCCCAACTATCAACCGCTGCTTGACGAACTGGACCTCGCATTGAATGCCCGCATCATTCGCGCGCAGCGCATCGTTGAACGCCTGGCCGAGGACTACCCGATTACTTGGGACCTGGTGCGCAACCATTGCCAGCCTGGCTCCACTGTGGGGCGGCCCCATATCGCCGATGCGCTGGTAACGGCCGGAGTCGTGGAAAACCGCAATGAGGCTTTCGCCAACGTGCTTTCGTACCGTTCGCGCTACTATGTCGCCCACCCGGCCGTGGACCCGTCCAAGGCGGTGCAATTGGTTCGTGAAGCAGGTGGAGTTCCAGTCTTTGCCCATCCCAAAGCATCAAAGCGCGGACGTGTCGTAGCTGATTCGACCTTCCACGACATGATTGATGCGGGCCTGGGCGGAGTGGAAGTGCATCACCGGGATAACAGCGAGGAAGGCAAAGGCTGGCTGCTGGAACTCGCCGCCGAACACGATTTGATCGTCACCGGCTCTTCCGACTATCACGGAACCGGAAAACTGAACCGGCTCGGTGAGAATCTCACCGAGCCGGAAATGCTGCAACGTATTATTCAGGAAGGCACCGGATCTCAGGCCTTGATGTAG
- a CDS encoding aminopeptidase P family protein, which yields MTNQDSTAQSADQPLEDRVNNRSQRPTSKAFQEFMASSWATDTSALPEQDAAAGFAAARRAKLSENFAGERLVIPAGPLKVRSNDTDYRFRPHSAFAHLTGLGVDHEPDAVLVMEPTDDGAGEKGSNHVSTLYFAPMAGRDSSDFYLNSRSGEFWVGPRPTLSSLAARTGLPTDSLDQLEMAITKNSGPQALGGIRIRLVRDVDLNMDALVDTSRINTGQDLEASDAMDTELSEFVSEIRLVKDEYEIAELRKSVAATINGFEDVVRNLDKAMAHQRGERVVEGAFFARARLEGNELGYDTIAASGNNATILHWIRNTGSVNDGEVLLLDAGVEADSLYTADITRSLPVSGTYTDVQRKVYQAVLDAADAAFAAVKPGLKFRDLHLIATRVLAERLSEWGILPVSVDEAMSQEGQHHRRWMPHGTSHHLGLDVHDCAQARAELYLDAELKEGMVFTIEPGLYFKDEDLAIPEEYRGLGVRIEDDILVTADGAENLSAALPRNPDEVEAWMAKLRG from the coding sequence ATGACCAATCAAGATTCAACTGCACAAAGCGCAGATCAGCCGTTGGAAGACCGAGTGAACAACCGTTCCCAGCGTCCAACGTCCAAAGCATTCCAGGAATTCATGGCCTCATCGTGGGCTACCGATACCTCTGCATTGCCCGAACAGGATGCGGCGGCAGGCTTTGCAGCGGCTCGTCGCGCAAAGCTCTCGGAGAATTTTGCTGGCGAACGCCTTGTGATTCCGGCCGGTCCGTTGAAGGTCCGCTCCAACGACACCGACTACCGCTTCCGTCCGCACTCGGCCTTCGCGCACCTCACCGGCCTCGGTGTGGACCATGAACCAGATGCCGTGCTGGTTATGGAGCCGACCGACGATGGCGCCGGCGAAAAAGGCAGCAACCACGTTTCCACCCTGTACTTCGCTCCCATGGCTGGTCGCGACAGCAGCGATTTCTACCTGAATTCGCGTTCTGGCGAATTCTGGGTTGGCCCGCGCCCAACATTGTCGTCGTTGGCTGCCCGCACCGGCCTGCCGACCGATTCGCTGGATCAGCTGGAAATGGCAATCACCAAGAATTCCGGTCCCCAGGCTTTGGGCGGCATTCGCATCCGCCTGGTGCGCGACGTGGACCTGAATATGGACGCCCTGGTGGATACCTCGCGCATCAACACCGGGCAGGATCTGGAAGCCAGCGACGCGATGGACACCGAGCTTTCGGAGTTCGTCTCGGAAATCCGCTTGGTGAAGGACGAGTACGAAATCGCAGAATTGCGCAAGTCTGTGGCCGCCACCATCAATGGCTTCGAGGACGTGGTGCGCAACCTGGACAAGGCCATGGCCCATCAGCGGGGTGAACGCGTCGTCGAAGGAGCATTCTTTGCCCGGGCGCGCTTGGAAGGCAACGAGCTGGGCTATGACACCATCGCTGCTTCCGGCAACAACGCAACCATCTTGCATTGGATCCGCAACACCGGTTCCGTCAACGACGGCGAGGTGCTGTTGCTCGACGCTGGTGTCGAAGCTGACTCGCTGTACACCGCCGACATCACCCGCTCATTGCCAGTCTCCGGCACGTACACCGACGTGCAGCGCAAGGTGTACCAGGCGGTCCTCGATGCTGCTGATGCCGCGTTCGCTGCAGTGAAGCCGGGACTCAAGTTCCGCGACTTGCACCTGATCGCTACCCGGGTACTGGCCGAGCGCCTATCCGAATGGGGCATCCTGCCAGTCTCGGTCGACGAAGCCATGAGCCAGGAGGGCCAGCACCACCGCCGTTGGATGCCGCATGGCACCAGCCACCACCTGGGCCTGGATGTACACGACTGCGCGCAGGCGCGTGCCGAGTTGTACTTGGATGCAGAGTTGAAGGAAGGCATGGTTTTCACCATCGAGCCTGGCCTGTACTTCAAGGATGAGGATCTGGCGATTCCGGAAGAGTACCGCGGCCTGGGTGTGCGCATCGAGGATGACATTCTTGTCACCGCTGATGGCGCCGAAAACCTGAGCGCAGCCTTGCCGCGCAACCCGGATGAGGTTGAAGCGTGGATGGCCAAGCTTCGCGGCTAA
- a CDS encoding TetR/AcrR family transcriptional regulator — MTELENIKGARSQRMPREARRRQLLQAAHQVFVAHGYHRASMDEIAEVALVSKPVLYQHFPGKRELYLALLDSHLADFSRQLDEAIESTTDNRQRVFATINTYYSYIKGESQAYRLIFESDVLSDALIAGRIEKFNNALATSIARVVVQDTDMSEAEGLLAGRALAGLSQVSARYWASTDEEVDQSTAVDLISRLAWRGISQFPKET, encoded by the coding sequence ATGACGGAACTTGAAAATATCAAAGGTGCCCGTTCACAGCGGATGCCGCGCGAAGCCCGGCGCCGTCAACTCCTGCAAGCCGCGCACCAGGTTTTTGTTGCCCATGGCTACCACCGTGCGTCCATGGATGAAATCGCTGAAGTCGCTCTCGTCTCCAAGCCGGTGCTCTATCAGCACTTCCCCGGCAAGCGTGAACTGTATCTGGCGTTGCTTGACTCGCACCTTGCCGACTTCAGCCGGCAGCTCGATGAAGCGATCGAATCAACCACCGACAACCGCCAGCGCGTCTTTGCCACCATCAACACCTACTACAGCTACATCAAGGGCGAATCCCAGGCGTACCGCCTGATTTTTGAATCCGATGTTCTCTCCGATGCCTTGATTGCGGGGCGCATCGAGAAATTCAACAATGCCCTGGCCACCTCCATCGCCCGAGTTGTTGTTCAAGACACCGACATGAGTGAAGCCGAGGGCCTGTTGGCCGGCCGGGCACTAGCCGGGCTGAGCCAGGTTTCGGCACGTTATTGGGCGTCCACCGACGAAGAAGTAGACCAGTCCACAGCCGTTGATCTGATTTCGCGTTTAGCTTGGCGCGGAATTTCGCAGTTCCCCAAAGAAACATAG
- a CDS encoding RNB domain-containing ribonuclease — translation MTDRRIRSPRPVPASDLAQLLLGLEKEFEVPAPFDEATLAAAEAAVANLVLPAEDATGIPFFTIDPEGATDLDQAMYLEKTGDGYIVNYAIADVPAFVELGGALDQVARDRGQTYYLPHRKITLHPPLISEDQGSLLPEQIRPAFHWKISLDQQGALGAVELKRVRIKSRAQLDYATAQQQLDGGSKDEQLALLAEIGALRIEQERLRGGASLNLPDQEIEPDGDGYRLVSRVPLPLEDHNAQISLLTGIAAARLMLDSGVGILRTMPQPEEQSLQEFRAQTQLLGQPWDEGISYGQYLHALDVSDPKQLVIMHRAASLFRGADYHVINGQPEAEMIQAALAAPYAHTTAPLRRLVDRFVLLTCHLLTTGESIPDELKSALEQLPALMRESSAAANRVNRASLDLMEAYVLQSRVGEQFHAIILQGQGNGQGKAFEGQLQLVDLPVTASFTGTAEPGSLATVKLVHADPQRRRISFEIVAQNS, via the coding sequence GTGACCGATCGACGAATCCGCAGCCCCCGCCCAGTACCAGCCAGCGACTTGGCCCAGCTCCTGCTGGGACTCGAAAAAGAATTCGAGGTGCCCGCGCCCTTCGACGAGGCAACCCTTGCTGCGGCCGAGGCCGCGGTGGCGAATCTGGTCTTGCCCGCCGAAGATGCCACGGGGATCCCGTTTTTCACTATAGATCCAGAAGGCGCCACCGATTTGGATCAGGCGATGTATCTGGAAAAGACCGGCGATGGCTACATCGTCAACTATGCGATCGCCGATGTGCCGGCCTTTGTTGAACTCGGTGGTGCACTGGACCAGGTAGCCCGCGACCGAGGACAAACCTACTACCTCCCGCATCGCAAGATCACCCTTCACCCGCCGTTGATCTCGGAGGACCAAGGTTCCCTGCTGCCCGAACAGATCCGTCCGGCCTTCCACTGGAAAATCTCCCTTGACCAGCAGGGCGCGCTAGGCGCCGTGGAGCTGAAGCGCGTGCGGATCAAGTCTCGCGCCCAGCTGGACTACGCCACGGCGCAGCAACAGCTCGATGGCGGATCCAAAGATGAACAGCTTGCACTGCTGGCCGAAATCGGCGCATTGCGAATTGAGCAGGAAAGGCTGCGTGGCGGAGCCTCGCTGAATCTTCCAGACCAGGAAATCGAGCCAGACGGCGACGGCTATCGGTTGGTCAGCCGGGTGCCCCTGCCGCTGGAAGATCATAATGCCCAGATCTCCCTGCTCACCGGAATTGCCGCGGCACGCCTGATGCTCGACTCCGGGGTGGGAATCCTTCGGACCATGCCGCAGCCCGAAGAGCAAAGCCTGCAGGAGTTCCGTGCTCAAACGCAGCTGCTGGGGCAACCATGGGATGAAGGGATCAGCTACGGCCAGTATCTTCATGCCTTGGATGTCAGCGATCCAAAGCAACTGGTCATCATGCATCGCGCCGCTTCCTTGTTCCGCGGGGCCGACTACCACGTCATCAATGGACAGCCCGAGGCGGAAATGATCCAGGCCGCGCTGGCCGCACCCTACGCGCACACCACCGCCCCGCTACGCCGCCTGGTTGACCGATTCGTGTTGCTCACCTGCCATTTGCTGACCACCGGCGAAAGCATCCCCGATGAGCTGAAATCCGCTTTGGAGCAATTGCCAGCCCTGATGCGCGAAAGCTCCGCCGCCGCTAATCGAGTCAACCGCGCTTCATTGGATCTCATGGAAGCCTATGTCCTGCAAAGCCGAGTCGGCGAGCAGTTCCACGCCATCATCTTGCAAGGACAGGGCAACGGCCAGGGCAAGGCTTTCGAAGGGCAGCTCCAGCTGGTGGATTTGCCCGTGACAGCCAGCTTCACCGGCACAGCCGAACCAGGTTCACTGGCGACCGTGAAGCTCGTTCATGCTGATCCGCAGCGTCGAAGGATTAGCTTCGAAATCGTGGCCCAAAACTCCTAA
- a CDS encoding general stress protein, protein MTSPHGVNSISPNGLPRGELLGRYTSYLDAQKLVDYLADNDFPVASVSIVGNDVRTVERVTAKLSYPKVALSGAAQGGMMGLFVGLLLSLFGGGGNGLYQILSAIGLGMAIWMIAGVVSYSTRRGKRDFASSSQFVATSFDVVVDFEHAQAARTLAAKLPMRPHPAAAQSAPAPVQQQAPAAPAAPVQAPAQPQGSAEPAESSDPPRGQFPDLPDGRPRYGVRVNDSQPAAEPAASLPEQAQDAPKPEQEKPVAQDSSAGSQPEQDLSSVEPKVNPENSPASQSKDNESGA, encoded by the coding sequence ATGACCTCGCCTCATGGAGTAAATTCGATCAGCCCCAACGGTTTGCCTCGCGGAGAACTGCTTGGACGCTACACCAGCTACCTCGACGCGCAGAAGCTCGTTGACTACCTGGCAGACAATGACTTTCCCGTCGCCTCGGTAAGCATTGTCGGCAATGATGTGCGCACGGTTGAGCGAGTCACGGCGAAACTTTCCTACCCGAAGGTGGCTCTGTCTGGCGCAGCCCAGGGTGGCATGATGGGCCTGTTTGTTGGCCTGCTGCTCTCGCTCTTTGGCGGTGGCGGCAACGGCCTGTACCAGATCCTGTCGGCTATTGGCTTGGGCATGGCTATCTGGATGATTGCCGGCGTGGTGAGCTATTCGACCCGCCGCGGAAAGCGCGACTTCGCATCCTCGAGCCAATTCGTGGCCACCAGCTTTGATGTGGTTGTCGATTTTGAACATGCCCAGGCAGCCCGAACCCTGGCGGCAAAACTGCCGATGCGCCCGCATCCAGCTGCAGCGCAGTCGGCTCCGGCCCCGGTGCAGCAACAAGCACCAGCCGCACCAGCAGCTCCGGTGCAGGCACCGGCTCAGCCTCAGGGTTCTGCGGAGCCCGCCGAGTCCAGCGATCCACCTCGTGGCCAGTTCCCCGACTTGCCTGATGGACGTCCGCGTTACGGCGTGCGAGTCAATGATTCACAGCCCGCAGCAGAGCCTGCCGCAAGCCTGCCGGAACAGGCTCAGGATGCGCCGAAGCCAGAGCAGGAGAAGCCAGTTGCGCAGGACAGCTCGGCTGGCTCCCAGCCTGAGCAGGACCTTTCCTCGGTTGAGCCGAAGGTGAACCCGGAGAACTCTCCTGCGTCCCAGTCCAAGGACAACGAGTCCGGGGCATAA
- a CDS encoding glutamyl-tRNA reductase → MVFLSLVASHSQLDLETVAQISASADGLAAASVNGSAAINGAVVLATCNRFEVYADVEQADDAADHLVATLAQHTDLSPDFLARRLTTLEGEPVIEHLFSVGAGLDSAVVGEREIAGQVRRALTQAQQEKTTTSNLTRLFQNATRAAKDVGSNTDLGMQGKSVVSVALDLAEELMAGDREWSEQDVVLFGTGSYAGATMALLKERGVKRISVYSHSGRAADFTAKRGGFPLSDELLPQALREADVIVGCSGGGHQLSRAELEELRVKNHPLIAIDMALTHDFDPTLVELPDAELITLESVRMAAPTEQAMAVHAASRIVKKATAEFAAAQREREADFAIVALRQHTKTVLDAEIAKVRAQHGCTAAAEEVELAMRRMVRQLLHVPTIRARELAGEGRTGEYVAALETLYGLDFSEPAATEPAALPVQEHASALAASCPVNSESKSA, encoded by the coding sequence GTGGTTTTCTTATCTCTTGTCGCTTCGCATTCGCAGCTCGATCTTGAGACCGTCGCGCAAATCAGCGCCTCGGCCGACGGGCTGGCAGCTGCCTCCGTTAACGGCTCGGCGGCCATCAATGGTGCCGTCGTCCTTGCCACCTGCAACCGTTTCGAGGTGTACGCGGATGTCGAGCAAGCCGATGACGCCGCCGATCATCTGGTGGCGACGCTGGCGCAGCACACCGACCTCTCCCCCGACTTCCTGGCTCGCCGGCTGACCACCCTCGAAGGCGAACCAGTCATCGAGCACCTTTTCTCGGTGGGTGCCGGCCTGGATTCGGCAGTGGTCGGAGAACGCGAAATTGCCGGGCAGGTCCGCCGCGCGCTGACCCAGGCACAGCAGGAAAAAACCACCACCAGCAACCTGACCCGCCTCTTCCAGAACGCCACCCGAGCTGCCAAAGACGTCGGCTCGAACACCGACCTGGGAATGCAGGGCAAATCCGTTGTATCGGTCGCTCTCGATCTTGCCGAAGAGCTGATGGCCGGCGACCGCGAGTGGTCCGAACAGGATGTTGTGCTCTTTGGCACCGGCTCCTACGCGGGGGCCACCATGGCACTGCTCAAGGAACGCGGCGTCAAGCGCATTTCTGTGTACTCGCACTCCGGCCGCGCCGCGGACTTCACCGCCAAGCGCGGCGGCTTCCCGCTCTCCGACGAGCTTTTGCCCCAGGCACTGCGTGAAGCAGATGTCATCGTTGGCTGCTCCGGAGGCGGACACCAGCTGTCGCGGGCCGAGCTCGAAGAGCTGCGCGTGAAGAACCACCCGCTGATCGCCATCGACATGGCCTTGACCCACGATTTTGATCCGACTTTGGTTGAATTGCCTGATGCCGAGCTGATCACCCTTGAATCGGTCCGCATGGCGGCACCGACCGAACAGGCCATGGCCGTGCATGCAGCAAGTCGAATCGTCAAGAAGGCCACCGCAGAGTTCGCCGCCGCCCAGCGCGAGCGCGAAGCCGATTTCGCTATTGTTGCCTTGCGCCAGCACACCAAGACGGTACTTGATGCGGAGATCGCCAAGGTGCGTGCGCAACACGGCTGCACCGCAGCCGCGGAAGAAGTCGAACTGGCCATGCGCCGCATGGTCCGCCAGCTCTTGCACGTCCCAACGATACGTGCGCGGGAATTGGCCGGCGAAGGCCGCACCGGTGAATATGTTGCAGCCCTCGAAACCCTCTATGGCTTGGATTTCTCCGAGCCGGCGGCCACGGAACCCGCTGCACTGCCAGTCCAGGAGCACGCCTCGGCCCTGGCAGCCAGCTGCCCGGTGAACTCCGAATCAAAATCCGCGTAA
- a CDS encoding DNA-methyltransferase, which translates to MPETGPSGADAPAGPATANTVYHGDNLSALSALPEQSFTLIYVDPPFNTGRKQTRAQRTMVRATEGEGDRTGFQGRAYNTELGTARSYHDTFDDYLSFIEPRLRQAHRLLAEDGTLYVHLDYREVHYVKVLLDEIFGRECFLNELIWAYDYGARAKNRWPAKHDTILVYVKDPKRYHFDSTEVDREPYMAPGLVTPEKRALGKLPTDVWWHTIVSPTGKEKTGYPTQKPEGILRRIISASSRPGDWVLDFFAGSGTTGAVAAKLGRQFVLVDQNPEAIDVMRSRLPESTTYIKA; encoded by the coding sequence ATACCTGAAACCGGACCTTCTGGCGCCGACGCGCCAGCGGGTCCGGCGACAGCCAATACCGTGTACCACGGGGATAACCTCAGTGCGCTCTCGGCCTTGCCGGAACAGAGCTTCACGTTGATCTATGTGGACCCACCGTTCAATACCGGGCGGAAGCAAACCCGCGCCCAACGCACCATGGTGCGTGCCACCGAGGGCGAAGGCGATCGCACCGGTTTCCAGGGCCGCGCCTATAACACCGAGCTGGGTACGGCACGGTCCTACCATGACACCTTCGATGACTATCTCAGCTTCATTGAGCCGCGGTTGCGCCAAGCGCATCGGTTGCTCGCTGAAGACGGCACCTTGTATGTGCACCTTGATTACCGCGAGGTGCACTACGTGAAGGTTCTCCTCGACGAGATTTTTGGCCGCGAATGCTTCCTCAATGAGCTGATTTGGGCTTATGACTATGGGGCCCGCGCCAAGAACCGTTGGCCTGCCAAGCACGACACGATCCTGGTGTATGTAAAGGATCCAAAGCGCTATCACTTTGATTCCACCGAGGTGGACCGCGAACCGTATATGGCTCCCGGCCTGGTAACCCCAGAGAAGCGCGCCCTGGGCAAGCTGCCCACCGATGTGTGGTGGCATACGATTGTTTCGCCCACCGGCAAGGAAAAGACCGGCTACCCCACGCAGAAGCCTGAAGGGATTTTGCGCCGGATTATTTCGGCGTCATCCCGCCCGGGCGACTGGGTGCTGGACTTCTTTGCAGGCTCTGGAACTACCGGCGCCGTGGCAGCCAAACTGGGCCGCCAGTTTGTCCTGGTAGACCAGAATCCTGAAGCAATCGACGTGATGCGTTCACGGCTTCCCGAGTCAACGACCTACATCAAGGCCTGA
- a CDS encoding DUF3107 domain-containing protein gives MEIRIGIQNVAREVVLESELSNAEVNDLVSKAIADGTSLALKDPKGREVLIPSAGIAYVEIGPEEVRRVGFAQ, from the coding sequence ATGGAAATCCGGATTGGCATTCAGAATGTAGCCCGCGAAGTTGTACTTGAATCCGAGCTCAGCAACGCAGAAGTCAACGATCTGGTTTCAAAGGCCATCGCCGATGGAACAAGCCTGGCGCTCAAGGACCCCAAGGGCCGCGAAGTATTGATTCCATCTGCTGGGATCGCATACGTCGAGATTGGCCCAGAAGAGGTCCGCCGCGTGGGCTTCGCGCAGTAG
- the hemE gene encoding uroporphyrinogen decarboxylase, whose protein sequence is MTLSQNHPMLDGRTRDSALIQALTGKTPSHHPVWFMRQAGRSLPEYMKLREGVSMLDSCLDPAMASEITLQPVRRHKVDAGIFFSDIVIPLRLAGIGVDIVPGVGPVLDTPIRTAEQVAALPELTDASLEPIREAVKLTVAELGKTPLIGFAGAPFTVAAYMVEGKPSRDHLGPRTMMHSEPEVWDGLMKWAAKASGLFLRAQVEAGASAAQLFDSWAGSLSLPDYEKYVAPYSSLALDHVRDLGVPMIHFGTGTGELLSAMRDIGVDTVGVDYRIPLQTAIGRLGQEVSVQGNIDPALLTAPWEVLEAHVREVVEAGKQARGHVVNLGHGVPPTTDPTVLTKVVELIHSL, encoded by the coding sequence ATGACCCTGTCGCAGAACCATCCGATGCTTGATGGACGTACCCGAGATTCCGCTTTGATCCAGGCTTTGACCGGCAAAACGCCGTCGCATCACCCCGTGTGGTTCATGCGCCAGGCTGGCCGTTCACTGCCTGAGTACATGAAGCTGCGCGAAGGCGTGAGCATGCTGGATTCCTGCCTGGATCCGGCCATGGCCAGCGAAATCACCTTGCAGCCAGTGCGCCGCCACAAGGTTGATGCCGGGATCTTCTTCTCCGACATTGTCATCCCGCTGCGCTTGGCAGGGATCGGCGTGGACATCGTTCCCGGTGTGGGTCCGGTGCTTGACACCCCGATTCGCACCGCAGAACAGGTGGCGGCCCTGCCAGAGCTCACCGACGCGTCGCTGGAACCAATCCGCGAAGCGGTGAAGCTCACCGTCGCCGAACTGGGAAAGACCCCATTGATCGGCTTCGCCGGCGCGCCGTTTACCGTGGCCGCCTACATGGTCGAAGGCAAGCCAAGCCGCGACCACCTGGGCCCGCGCACCATGATGCACAGCGAGCCCGAAGTGTGGGATGGGCTGATGAAATGGGCCGCCAAGGCCTCGGGCCTGTTCCTGCGCGCGCAGGTTGAAGCCGGTGCTTCCGCCGCCCAGCTCTTCGACTCCTGGGCTGGCTCGCTGTCGCTGCCGGATTACGAAAAATATGTTGCCCCCTATTCTTCCCTGGCACTGGACCACGTGCGGGACCTGGGAGTGCCGATGATCCACTTTGGCACCGGGACCGGGGAACTGCTGAGCGCGATGCGCGATATCGGCGTGGACACCGTGGGCGTGGACTACCGCATTCCGCTGCAGACCGCCATCGGCCGGCTTGGCCAGGAGGTGTCGGTGCAGGGCAACATCGACCCGGCGCTGCTCACCGCACCATGGGAGGTCCTCGAAGCCCATGTGCGTGAAGTGGTTGAGGCTGGCAAGCAGGCTCGCGGACATGTGGTGAATCTGGGACATGGTGTTCCTCCGACCACGGATCCGACGGTGC